One window from the genome of Rhodococcus sp. ABRD24 encodes:
- a CDS encoding decaprenylphospho-beta-D-erythro-pentofuranosid-2-ulose 2-reductase, with protein sequence MINAVGNPQTLLLLGGTSEIGLAICEEYLKKSPLRVILAALPNDPGRDAAVAQMKAAGATQVDVIDFDALDTESHPKVIDEAFSNGDVDVAIVAFALDGDAEELWQNQRKAVLVANVNYTASVSVGVLVGEKMKAQGFGRIIAMSSVAGERVKRANFVYGSTKAGLDGFYLGLGEALAPFGPKVTVVRPGMVRTKFSAHVKEAPLTVNKEDVAALAVAGSDKGKEIVWTPGPWRFVMMALRHVPRAIFRKLPI encoded by the coding sequence GTGATCAACGCTGTCGGAAACCCCCAGACCCTGCTGCTCCTCGGAGGCACGTCCGAGATCGGCCTGGCAATCTGCGAGGAATACCTCAAGAAGTCGCCGCTGCGCGTCATTCTCGCTGCGCTGCCGAACGATCCGGGTCGCGACGCCGCCGTCGCACAGATGAAGGCCGCGGGCGCCACCCAGGTCGACGTCATCGACTTCGACGCGCTCGACACCGAGAGCCACCCCAAGGTGATCGACGAGGCCTTCTCGAACGGTGACGTGGACGTCGCGATCGTCGCGTTCGCCCTCGACGGCGACGCTGAGGAGCTGTGGCAGAACCAGCGCAAGGCCGTGCTGGTCGCGAACGTCAACTACACCGCATCCGTCTCGGTCGGTGTGCTCGTCGGCGAGAAGATGAAGGCGCAGGGCTTCGGCCGCATCATCGCGATGTCGTCGGTGGCCGGTGAGCGCGTCAAACGCGCCAACTTCGTCTACGGCTCCACCAAGGCCGGCCTCGACGGCTTCTACCTGGGCCTGGGCGAGGCGCTGGCCCCGTTCGGTCCCAAGGTGACCGTCGTGCGACCGGGCATGGTGCGCACCAAGTTCAGCGCGCATGTCAAGGAAGCCCCGCTGACCGTGAACAAGGAAGACGTGGCCGCGCTGGCGGTTGCCGGCTCCGACAAGGGCAAGGAAATCGTCTGGACCCCGGGTCCGTGGCGCTTCGTGATGATGGCCCTGCGGCACGTCCCGCGTGCCATCTTCCGCAAGCTGCCGATCTAG
- a CDS encoding FAD-binding oxidoreductase, with product MSTTAEETAHEPLPTQTRTLTGWGRTAPTTAQVLSTPDVELIAKAVAQVAEQNESKPAYLRRGVIARGLGRSYGDPAQNAGGLVVDMNALKRIHNIDADTHMVTVDAGVNLDQLMRAALPFGLWVPVLPGTRQVTVAGAIASDIHGKNHHSAGSFGNHVRSMDLLTADGQVRTLTPAGRNSKLFWATVGGMGLTGIILKATIEMTPTETAYFIADSRRTADLDETIALHSDGSEENYDYSSAWFDAISPEPKLGRAAVSRGSLAKLDQLPKKLQKDPLKFDAPTLLTLPDVFPNGLANKFNFSVIGELYYRKTKNADNQIQNLTQFYHPLDLFGEWNRGYGSNGFLQYQFVVPPEAVGEFKQIIRDIQSSGHHSFLNVFKLFGEGNKAPLSFPMAGWNICVDFRIKPGLNEFVTELDKRVLEFGGRLYTAKDSRTTAETFHAMYPRIDEWIKVRRSIDPTGVFASDMSRRLELQ from the coding sequence ATGTCCACGACAGCAGAAGAGACGGCTCACGAGCCGCTCCCCACGCAAACCCGCACCCTCACCGGATGGGGACGCACCGCGCCCACCACCGCCCAGGTGCTGTCCACACCCGACGTCGAGCTGATCGCCAAGGCGGTCGCCCAGGTGGCGGAGCAGAACGAGTCGAAGCCCGCATACCTGCGGCGAGGCGTCATCGCGCGCGGCCTGGGCCGCTCGTATGGCGACCCTGCGCAGAACGCCGGCGGACTCGTTGTCGACATGAACGCGTTGAAGCGGATCCACAACATCGACGCCGACACCCACATGGTGACGGTGGACGCCGGTGTGAACCTGGATCAGCTGATGCGCGCGGCACTGCCATTCGGGCTGTGGGTTCCGGTGCTACCGGGCACCCGCCAGGTCACGGTTGCCGGCGCGATCGCGTCCGACATCCACGGCAAGAACCATCACAGCGCCGGTAGCTTCGGCAATCACGTGCGCTCGATGGATCTACTCACCGCGGACGGCCAGGTGCGCACCCTCACCCCGGCCGGCCGGAACTCGAAGCTGTTCTGGGCCACGGTCGGTGGCATGGGCCTGACGGGCATCATCCTCAAGGCCACTATCGAGATGACACCGACGGAGACCGCATACTTCATCGCGGACAGCCGACGCACGGCCGACCTCGACGAAACCATCGCCCTGCACAGCGACGGCAGCGAGGAAAACTACGACTATTCGAGCGCGTGGTTCGACGCGATCTCGCCCGAGCCCAAGCTGGGCCGGGCCGCGGTCTCACGTGGCAGCCTCGCCAAGCTGGATCAGCTACCGAAGAAGCTGCAGAAAGACCCGCTCAAGTTCGACGCCCCAACGTTGCTCACGCTGCCGGACGTCTTCCCCAACGGTCTCGCAAACAAGTTCAACTTCTCGGTGATCGGCGAGCTGTACTACCGGAAGACGAAGAACGCGGACAACCAGATCCAGAACCTGACGCAGTTCTACCACCCGTTGGATCTGTTCGGGGAGTGGAACCGCGGCTACGGCTCCAACGGATTCCTGCAGTACCAGTTCGTGGTGCCGCCGGAGGCCGTCGGCGAGTTCAAGCAGATCATCCGCGACATCCAGTCGTCCGGGCATCACTCGTTCCTCAACGTGTTCAAGCTGTTCGGCGAGGGCAACAAGGCACCGCTGAGCTTCCCCATGGCCGGCTGGAACATCTGCGTCGACTTCCGGATCAAGCCGGGACTCAACGAGTTCGTCACTGAACTCGATAAGCGCGTGCTCGAGTTCGGCGGCCGGCTGTACACCGCGAAGGACTCGCGGACCACGGCCGAGACGTTCCATGCGATGTACCCGCGGATCGACGAGTGGATCAAGGTCCGCCGATCCATCGACCCCACAGGCGTTTTCGCCTCCGACATGTCCAGAAGGTTGGAACTGCAATGA
- a CDS encoding superoxide dismutase, which produces MTVYTLPELPYDYAALEPHISGKIMALHHDKHHAAYVAGANTALDKLAELREADALAPVVNLHEKNLAFHLGGHTNHSVFWNNLSPDGGDKPEGELAAAIDDQFGSFDAFRSHFSANANAIQGSGWSILAWDSIGQRMIIVQLYDQQGNISIGLTPLLMLDMWEHAFYLDYQNVKGDYVNAFWNIVNWNDVATRFAAARTQTAGLIVPA; this is translated from the coding sequence ATGACCGTTTACACGCTGCCCGAACTCCCCTACGACTACGCCGCCCTCGAGCCGCACATCTCCGGCAAGATCATGGCCCTGCACCACGACAAGCACCACGCCGCCTACGTCGCCGGCGCCAACACCGCCCTCGACAAGCTCGCCGAACTCCGCGAAGCCGACGCCCTCGCCCCCGTGGTCAACCTCCACGAGAAGAACCTCGCCTTCCACCTCGGCGGCCACACCAACCACAGCGTGTTCTGGAACAACCTCTCCCCCGACGGCGGAGACAAGCCCGAAGGCGAACTCGCCGCCGCCATCGACGACCAGTTCGGCAGCTTCGACGCCTTCCGCAGCCACTTCTCCGCCAACGCCAACGCCATCCAAGGCTCCGGCTGGTCCATCCTCGCCTGGGACTCCATCGGCCAGCGCATGATCATCGTCCAGCTCTACGACCAGCAGGGCAACATCAGCATCGGCCTCACCCCCCTGCTCATGCTCGACATGTGGGAACACGCCTTCTACCTCGACTACCAGAACGTCAAGGGCGACTACGTCAACGCCTTCTGGAACATCGTCAACTGGAACGACGTCGCCACCCGCTTCGCCGCCGCCCGCACCCAGACCGCCGGACTCATCGTCCCCGCCTGA